A single region of the Candidatus Kryptobacter tengchongensis genome encodes:
- a CDS encoding Cytochrome c3, with amino-acid sequence MKKFVILAIVLFTLTFALSQGKDGCYNCHKDAVGDKATELYPKDVHFKLGVSCADCHGGDKTSDDMEVAMSKGKGFIGIPKGDKIIDVCLKCHSNEMVMKKFGSKIDVNQFKLFKASVHGKSEIATCVTCHGVHNIKKVNDPTSPVYPTSEVRLCSKCHSDANYMKKFNPALPTDQFEKYKTSVHGQRILKGDTKVATCSDCHSAHDIFPANDPRSTVFASTLPKTCARCHSDANYMRDYKIPTDQYEKYAQSVHGKALLEKGDLSAPACNDCHGNHGAIPPGVKSISHVCGICHALNAEMFSRSPHAEVFEKRNIPQCEVCHGNHLIERPTDEMLGISTKSTCIKCHREGEKGFEVAKQMRDMIDTLVMRTNRAKAILDEAEFKGMDVSDARYDMNDVPQILIKARTVIHTANLDEFKETIAPGYEIIDRVTKAGLDAIDEYYFRRWGLGMSTLIITILVIALYFKIKQIERKK; translated from the coding sequence ATGAAGAAGTTTGTCATTTTAGCGATTGTTTTGTTTACACTTACTTTTGCTTTATCTCAAGGCAAAGATGGATGTTATAACTGTCATAAAGATGCGGTTGGGGATAAAGCAACAGAACTTTACCCCAAAGATGTCCATTTTAAACTTGGTGTTTCTTGTGCAGATTGTCATGGCGGAGATAAAACAAGTGATGATATGGAAGTTGCAATGAGCAAGGGGAAAGGGTTTATTGGAATTCCCAAGGGCGATAAGATCATTGATGTATGTTTGAAGTGTCATTCAAATGAAATGGTCATGAAAAAGTTTGGTTCAAAGATTGATGTAAATCAGTTTAAACTTTTTAAGGCAAGCGTTCATGGTAAAAGCGAAATTGCAACATGTGTAACTTGTCATGGCGTTCACAACATTAAAAAAGTAAATGATCCTACATCCCCAGTTTATCCAACATCCGAGGTTAGACTTTGTAGCAAATGCCACAGTGATGCGAATTATATGAAAAAGTTTAATCCAGCTCTTCCAACGGATCAGTTTGAAAAATATAAAACAAGTGTCCATGGTCAAAGGATTTTGAAAGGTGATACCAAAGTAGCAACATGTTCAGATTGCCACTCCGCTCATGATATCTTTCCAGCTAACGATCCAAGGTCAACGGTTTTCGCTTCAACTTTACCAAAAACTTGTGCAAGATGTCACAGTGACGCAAATTATATGCGTGATTATAAGATCCCGACCGATCAATACGAGAAATATGCTCAAAGTGTTCATGGTAAGGCGTTGCTTGAGAAAGGAGATTTGTCAGCGCCAGCTTGTAACGATTGTCACGGAAATCACGGCGCTATTCCTCCTGGTGTTAAGTCAATCTCGCATGTTTGTGGTATCTGTCATGCTTTAAACGCTGAAATGTTCTCACGGAGTCCCCACGCCGAGGTTTTTGAGAAGAGAAATATACCGCAGTGTGAAGTTTGTCATGGTAATCATCTAATTGAACGACCGACCGATGAAATGCTTGGCATAAGCACAAAGTCAACATGTATAAAGTGCCATAGAGAGGGAGAAAAAGGTTTTGAAGTGGCAAAGCAAATGAGAGATATGATTGATACACTTGTTATGAGGACAAACAGAGCAAAAGCGATCCTTGATGAAGCTGAATTTAAGGGTATGGATGTGTCTGATGCAAGGTATGATATGAACGATGTCCCTCAAATTCTAATCAAAGCAAGAACGGTGATCCATACGGCAAATCTTGATGAGTTTAAAGAAACGATTGCGCCTGGTTATGAGATAATAGACAGGGTTACCAAGGCTGGGCTTGATGCAATTGATGAATACTATTTTAGAAGGTGGGGACTTGGTATGTCAACATTGATAATAACAATTCTTGTGATTGCTCTTTATTTTAAAATCAAACAAATTGAAAGAAAAAAATGA
- a CDS encoding Doubled CXXCH motif (Paired_CXXCH_1) — MKTAKILTFYALSILLVPLTFIFVAFSDLRTSERGEFYGDNVKQWMNIKFSHRFHAENVGAECTDCHAGALTSEKSSDFLLPKQATCFNCHDEKSTPCEFCHLDTKNMVPYEEPVRKLIFSHKFHIENQKLNCLDCHAGADKVDYATPEHLPSMESCFTCHNNRTATNECESCHVETVSLLPESHKVVDFTTEHKKFVRAGGVENNCITCHNDDFCQQCHDGVNLIKVPLTGKDFYAPFTPQSSGKEQLVLQRVHDLNYRYTHGIEAKSKEKDCYVCHDRQTFCSGCHAPGGDITTSQVKPEWHSGNDFVTIGVGSGGGRHAKIAKRDIEMCMSCHDTEGADPTCIICHVDRNPGLGNDPKTHPKNYMKNVEGDWHTNDGSVCFSCHINTRKSGVGFCGYCHGSKD; from the coding sequence ATGAAGACAGCGAAAATTTTAACATTTTATGCTCTTTCAATTTTGTTAGTCCCCCTCACTTTTATCTTTGTTGCCTTTTCTGATTTGAGAACATCTGAGAGAGGTGAATTTTATGGTGATAATGTAAAGCAATGGATGAACATAAAGTTTTCGCATAGGTTTCACGCTGAAAATGTAGGGGCTGAATGCACAGATTGTCACGCAGGCGCTTTGACAAGCGAAAAATCATCCGATTTCCTACTTCCGAAACAGGCAACTTGTTTCAATTGCCATGATGAGAAATCAACCCCATGTGAATTTTGCCATCTTGACACGAAAAATATGGTTCCGTATGAGGAACCCGTTAGAAAGCTTATCTTTTCGCATAAATTCCATATTGAGAATCAAAAGTTAAATTGTCTTGATTGCCACGCTGGAGCCGATAAAGTTGATTATGCAACGCCGGAACATTTGCCGAGTATGGAGAGTTGTTTTACTTGCCATAATAATCGCACTGCAACAAATGAATGCGAATCCTGCCATGTTGAGACGGTTTCACTTTTACCAGAAAGTCATAAGGTTGTTGATTTTACAACAGAGCATAAAAAATTTGTCCGTGCAGGTGGTGTGGAGAATAACTGTATCACATGCCATAACGATGATTTTTGTCAGCAATGTCATGATGGTGTAAATCTTATCAAGGTTCCATTGACGGGAAAGGATTTTTATGCCCCATTTACACCGCAGAGCTCTGGGAAGGAACAATTGGTTTTGCAGAGAGTTCATGATTTGAATTATCGTTATACTCATGGAATTGAGGCAAAAAGTAAAGAAAAAGATTGCTATGTTTGTCATGACCGTCAAACATTTTGTAGTGGTTGTCATGCCCCGGGTGGCGATATAACTACAAGTCAGGTCAAACCTGAATGGCACAGTGGAAATGACTTCGTTACGATTGGTGTTGGCTCTGGTGGTGGAAGACATGCTAAGATTGCGAAACGGGATATTGAAATGTGTATGAGCTGTCACGATACCGAAGGGGCTGATCCAACTTGTATAATCTGCCATGTTGATAGAAATCCAGGGCTTGGCAACGATCCAAAGACACATCCCAAAAATTATATGAAAAATGTTGAAGGAGATTGGCACACAAACGATGGTTCTGTATGTTTTTCCTGTCATATCAACACAAGAAAATCAGGTGTTGGATTCTGTGGGTATTGTCATGGTTCAAAAGATTAA
- a CDS encoding Por secretion system C-terminal sorting domain-containing protein produces MLYSLFRFFAMFIISSVSLLITLILTYPQQDHPYSWNKEGIVFKLTRDYAKYDIRWFTSNDKILVVVETNRVDSIIFYFIDLKRLEVIDSVKFSFNSKLIDILTAFDVEKNRDTVFVFFSQFIGTPPANISLGNSLWYLKADLKNRKYSVENLFTYDTTKRYSVWHIDAEYDNEYNNLYIFWNYSGDGFRTRYKVRKNGDWSDTSGIVYIYKVGSAQVYGWDLPLYSDLLIDNTGKFHALGLRSGIEHGLSTDSGKTWNGQEISPGNALFERKLLVDYNGNLHAFFSVGTRNEFGRFGPPTSIQYAFSTDGGKTWSAPIDITKSLPSPKIIGLSFDAVVDSWNRVHLVFDAEIKGVGYIYHTYWNGRRWSDFQKLDFSYMGGIVQLNVDEYNNLHLVFSSKPAHGLVYAVGTPLNAPEQPKYFKIYPNFPNPFNYKTNIKFTLSKQAYVLIKIYDITGKLITTLMDSDKKPGTYQIEFNASNLSSGVYFLEFNVDGIREFKKLLLIK; encoded by the coding sequence ATGTTATATTCATTATTTAGATTTTTTGCAATGTTTATAATTTCTTCAGTATCATTGTTAATAACGCTTATTTTAACATACCCGCAACAGGATCATCCATACTCATGGAACAAGGAAGGCATTGTCTTTAAACTTACACGAGATTATGCGAAATATGATATAAGATGGTTTACTTCTAATGACAAGATTTTGGTAGTGGTGGAAACTAATAGGGTTGACAGCATTATATTTTACTTTATTGATTTGAAAAGATTAGAAGTAATTGACTCTGTAAAATTTTCGTTTAATAGCAAACTAATTGACATTCTAACTGCATTTGATGTGGAAAAAAACAGGGATACGGTGTTTGTTTTCTTCAGCCAATTTATCGGAACACCTCCAGCTAATATCAGTTTAGGAAATTCATTATGGTATTTAAAGGCTGATTTGAAAAATAGAAAATATTCTGTTGAAAATTTATTTACTTACGATACGACAAAAAGATATTCAGTCTGGCATATCGACGCTGAATATGACAATGAGTATAACAATTTGTATATCTTTTGGAATTACTCTGGGGATGGATTTAGAACTAGATATAAAGTAAGAAAAAATGGGGACTGGAGTGATACATCAGGGATAGTGTACATTTACAAAGTTGGTTCTGCGCAGGTTTACGGCTGGGATTTACCTCTATACTCTGATTTGCTTATAGATAACACCGGAAAGTTTCACGCTTTAGGATTACGCTCGGGAATTGAGCATGGATTATCCACCGACTCAGGAAAAACTTGGAATGGTCAGGAAATATCTCCAGGTAACGCTCTTTTTGAACGCAAACTTTTAGTTGACTATAATGGAAATCTTCATGCTTTCTTTTCCGTTGGTACTCGTAATGAGTTTGGTAGATTTGGACCACCAACAAGTATACAGTATGCTTTCTCAACAGATGGTGGTAAGACATGGTCTGCTCCAATTGACATAACTAAATCATTACCATCCCCAAAAATCATAGGTCTCTCTTTTGACGCTGTTGTTGACTCATGGAATAGAGTCCATCTTGTTTTTGACGCCGAGATAAAAGGAGTCGGATATATTTACCATACATACTGGAACGGGCGAAGGTGGTCGGATTTTCAAAAACTTGACTTTTCTTATATGGGTGGAATCGTACAACTAAATGTAGACGAGTATAACAACCTACATCTTGTTTTCTCATCAAAGCCAGCTCATGGTTTAGTTTATGCAGTAGGAACTCCACTAAATGCACCTGAACAACCGAAGTATTTCAAAATTTATCCCAACTTCCCGAATCCGTTTAATTATAAAACAAATATCAAATTTACATTAAGTAAGCAAGCCTATGTTTTGATTAAAATCTATGACATTACGGGAAAGTTGATCACCACTTTAATGGACTCTGATAAAAAACCCGGAACATATCAAATAGAATTTAACGCTTCTAATTTATCAAGCGGGGTATATTTTCTGGAGTTTAATGTTGACGGTATAAGAGAATTTAAAAAATTACTTCTGATAAAATAA
- a CDS encoding Geobacter sulfurreducens CxxxxCH...CXXCH domain-containing protein, which yields MKAKVLIFLALASLILSSCSELKEEIITPPISLKLTYKDDIKKIFDEHCVSCHNQASADFDLSTYFGIAQSGTAFPGDANSKIILVTQSGGSMRQYLGADASIKAERIRKWVVEDSLAFGSIKIHPTDWVQVTGSNSHGKFIRNTSWNFEQCKQCHGSDYRGGISKSSCYTCHNATAGPEACNTCHGSLSNPAPPRDLNSNFSTSARGVGAHQSHVKEGKFALGFDCVECHIKPTSLRSPGHLDDTPNAEVIFQDSSLARHKTPIGIGEYLVPNPDYDLNNLTCSNTYCHGYFRNGNLNNAPKWNIVDGTQATCGSCHGLPPAGTHPKVSPTSCASACHNDVVGISNAQLYIKDKTKHINGKLNLYGYEVEFLVRAGNSAVVLK from the coding sequence ATGAAAGCTAAAGTTTTAATTTTCCTCGCACTTGCTTCTTTAATTTTATCTTCGTGCAGTGAATTGAAAGAGGAAATAATTACGCCACCAATATCATTGAAATTAACTTATAAGGATGATATAAAGAAAATTTTTGATGAGCACTGTGTAAGCTGTCATAATCAAGCTTCGGCTGACTTTGATCTTTCAACATATTTTGGTATAGCCCAAAGTGGGACGGCATTTCCTGGAGATGCGAATAGTAAAATTATCCTTGTAACTCAATCTGGCGGAAGTATGAGACAATATCTCGGGGCAGATGCATCTATCAAGGCAGAAAGGATAAGAAAATGGGTTGTGGAAGATAGTCTTGCGTTCGGAAGTATAAAAATTCACCCGACCGATTGGGTTCAAGTGACGGGTTCAAATTCGCATGGAAAATTTATACGCAATACAAGTTGGAATTTTGAGCAATGCAAACAATGTCACGGAAGCGATTACAGAGGCGGGATAAGCAAATCGTCTTGTTATACATGCCATAATGCAACAGCTGGACCTGAAGCATGCAATACATGTCACGGCAGTCTTTCAAATCCTGCACCACCAAGGGACTTAAATAGTAATTTTTCAACATCTGCTCGTGGAGTTGGTGCACATCAATCTCATGTGAAAGAAGGTAAATTTGCTCTCGGGTTTGATTGCGTTGAATGTCATATTAAACCAACTTCTTTAAGATCGCCAGGTCATCTTGATGATACACCAAACGCTGAAGTAATTTTTCAAGATAGTTCCCTCGCAAGGCATAAAACCCCAATTGGAATTGGCGAATATCTTGTCCCAAACCCGGATTATGATTTAAATAACCTAACATGTTCAAATACATATTGTCACGGTTATTTCCGAAACGGAAATCTAAATAACGCTCCAAAGTGGAACATCGTTGATGGAACTCAAGCAACTTGTGGGAGTTGTCATGGACTGCCACCAGCTGGAACTCATCCAAAAGTTTCTCCAACATCTTGTGCAAGTGCATGTCATAATGATGTAGTTGGAATTTCCAACGCCCAGCTCTACATAAAGGATAAGACAAAGCATATAAATGGGAAGTTAAATTTGTATGGTTATGAGGTTGAATTTTTGGTCAGGGCTGGGAATAGTGCAGTAGTTTTAAAGTGA
- a CDS encoding ribosome maturation factor RimP — protein sequence MINIEEIKSKLREIITPIVESSGAYLVDINLKGFGKKLTLEVFVDTDDGITVKKCEEISRRISDALDFHDLIPVSYRLEVSSPGVGNPFKVKRQYFTNIGRFVRVKYVDELSGQVREVLGQLIMAGDETIEIKIENDENLLVLKYNQIIEAKTEIVW from the coding sequence ATGATAAACATTGAGGAAATTAAGTCCAAACTCCGGGAAATAATTACGCCAATCGTTGAGAGTTCAGGCGCTTATCTGGTTGATATTAATCTGAAAGGTTTTGGGAAGAAATTGACCCTTGAAGTGTTCGTTGATACTGACGATGGCATCACGGTTAAGAAATGTGAGGAGATAAGCAGGCGAATTTCGGATGCACTTGATTTTCACGATCTTATACCAGTTAGTTATCGTCTTGAGGTTTCATCTCCCGGGGTTGGTAATCCTTTTAAGGTTAAGAGACAATACTTTACGAACATTGGAAGATTTGTTAGGGTTAAGTATGTTGATGAACTATCAGGGCAGGTGCGTGAAGTTTTGGGTCAACTTATAATGGCTGGGGATGAGACAATTGAAATAAAAATTGAAAATGATGAAAATTTGCTTGTTTTGAAATACAATCAAATAATTGAAGCTAAAACAGAAATTGTCTGGTAA